In the genome of Coraliomargarita algicola, one region contains:
- a CDS encoding sulfatase, whose product MNIIFKTLTVNALLLGTSLLLSAQSKQPNIVFLLSDDQSTYSVGCYGNSDVQTPQMDRLGAEGLIFDKHYVSTAICMASRATIFTGMYEYKTGTNFYHGNMQAEVWEKSYPVLLRGAGYLTAFAGKFGFEVEGKGLCAEDFDFWGGSPGQTHYETALNETMAKYAADYPHSTLSYGAFGQDVIKESVKLGKPFCLSISFKAPHKPATPDPRFDAIYAGKSFTKPDNFGREFSDHLAPQSKLDRQWARFSEWDYDSDYGGVMQIYHQQVYAIDVALGMIREELERQGVADNTVIIYTSDNGFLCGSHGYGSKVLPLEESSRVPLMIYDPRSTALPRQRRTRQLTCNIDFAPTILSLAGLPIPDNMDGQSLLPILENPDQGGHEQITLVNTWGSASLSVVTPRYKYNYWWQGGDGMEPFEEFFDLEKDPSEKVNLAKNPEYAQVFKKMQKAYADRVAMWQSDAVPYNDYERYGVLYDPELSLSAKDAASQKPKKQRRKK is encoded by the coding sequence ATGAATATAATTTTTAAGACACTGACTGTAAATGCCTTGCTGCTGGGGACTTCTTTGTTGCTGAGTGCTCAATCGAAACAGCCCAATATCGTCTTCTTACTCTCGGATGATCAGAGCACCTATTCGGTCGGATGCTATGGGAATAGCGATGTGCAGACGCCGCAGATGGATCGACTCGGAGCCGAGGGCCTAATCTTCGACAAACACTACGTTAGCACTGCCATTTGTATGGCGAGTCGTGCTACCATTTTTACCGGAATGTATGAATACAAAACGGGCACCAACTTTTACCATGGTAACATGCAAGCTGAAGTCTGGGAAAAGTCTTATCCAGTCCTGTTACGTGGGGCTGGCTACCTCACTGCATTTGCGGGTAAATTCGGGTTCGAAGTAGAGGGCAAAGGGCTCTGCGCAGAGGATTTTGATTTTTGGGGTGGGTCGCCAGGGCAGACTCATTATGAGACAGCACTGAACGAAACGATGGCAAAGTATGCAGCCGATTACCCACATTCCACGCTCTCTTACGGTGCGTTTGGGCAGGATGTCATCAAAGAGTCGGTGAAGTTGGGGAAACCGTTCTGCTTGTCGATCAGCTTTAAAGCGCCGCATAAGCCAGCGACTCCAGATCCACGGTTTGATGCCATCTATGCTGGGAAGTCTTTTACTAAGCCTGATAATTTTGGACGCGAATTTTCGGATCATCTTGCGCCTCAGAGTAAACTAGATCGTCAATGGGCGCGTTTTTCAGAATGGGATTATGATAGTGACTATGGCGGTGTCATGCAAATCTACCACCAGCAGGTGTATGCCATTGATGTGGCCTTAGGGATGATTCGTGAAGAGTTGGAAAGGCAAGGAGTGGCCGACAATACGGTTATTATTTATACCAGTGATAACGGCTTTCTTTGTGGCTCGCATGGCTATGGTTCAAAGGTATTACCACTGGAGGAATCCTCTCGCGTGCCTCTTATGATCTACGACCCACGCAGTACCGCCTTGCCCCGACAGCGACGCACGCGTCAGTTAACCTGCAATATAGATTTTGCTCCAACGATTTTATCACTAGCGGGATTACCGATTCCAGATAATATGGACGGACAGAGCTTGTTGCCGATACTCGAGAATCCTGACCAAGGTGGGCATGAACAAATCACATTAGTGAACACATGGGGGTCGGCTAGCCTGAGCGTGGTCACGCCACGCTACAAATACAATTACTGGTGGCAGGGAGGCGATGGCATGGAACCATTTGAGGAGTTTTTTGATCTCGAAAAAGACCCGTCCGAAAAAGTCAATTTGGCTAAAAACCCTGAGTATGCGCAAGTGTTTAAGAAAATGCAGAAGGCATACGCGGATCGAGTGGCCATGTGGCAATCAGATGCGGTTCCATATAACGATTATGAACGTTATGGGGTGCTGTATGATCCCGAACTTTCGCTCAGCGCTAAGGATGCCGCCAGCCAGAAGCCGAAAAAGCAAAGGCGGAAAAAATAG